DNA from Dermochelys coriacea isolate rDerCor1 chromosome 20, rDerCor1.pri.v4, whole genome shotgun sequence:
CTCTAGGCTGTGAGCCCGTCAGGGCAGGGATCAGCTCTGATCCGTGTCTGCACAGACTCCTGCCAGTTCATCACAGGTACTTTTacacataggtgccaacttttcccagcgctggtgggtgctcgacctccccttcccaccctgactccacccttgccctgccccctcctgtccctgctctgcccccctttCCAACCctctccccaaatccctgccctggccctgcctctttcccgaGTGCGCCACGTTCCTGTGCCTCCACCTTCCCTTCCAGCTACTTGTCACCAcagaacagctgttttgcggcagcaagtgctgggagctagggggaggagcagggacgcagcacgctcaggggaggaggcaaagcGGAGGCGAGTTGGGCGGGGTAGGGAGCACCCAAAAATTTTTCCccgtaggtgctccagccctggagcacccatggagtcggtgcctatgattTGTACTTTTCATTCTGCAAAATATAGACAGTGATAAAAAACCCTGCTGTGAGGCTGGAACACAGAACAGTACTCGTGTTTGCTGATCAAAGTTCGCAAAAGTCAGGTTTCCTATAGGCCTCCTTGTTTGAATTTAATACCTGGTATTACTTAAACATTTAATTTCCACACGTGCTTCAGCTCCATTGGGAGGTTCCAAAGGTTTGGCAGCTCCTCTTGAAGCAGGTTCAGCTAAAGCGGGGAGCTACTCTGTGAGTTACTGAACAGTAGAGGCTGGTCACTCTGGGTCTCTTGCTGCTCTTCAACAGACATAGGTGTAGATATTGGAGAGGGTTCCGCCACAGGGCTTGATACCATTGATGCGGATATGCTGAAGAGAGGGTCTGGGGGCATTGTAGAGCACGCATTTAAAGAGAAGGAGCAAGCATACTGAGCAACAGAGAAAGGCTGAGGTATCTGAGTATACATGGGGAAACTGTGAAAGAATATGGCCATAAATGTGCCCATGTATGGAAAAGGGAAGGCTGGAAGGGGTTGCATGTTGTAGGGCAGAAGTGATGGTATGGACTCAGGTCTTACTGAGTGGGTGGCACAATCACCTCTTACAGGGGTCATGATGGGGATAGGAAAAACAGACACTGGGTAAGAATGGATGGGAAGGGCCAAGGAATGAGGAAAGGTCACACTGAAGGGTTTCAGTTGTGATGCTTTAGAGGGAGAGTAGaactgtttcccagaagctgttCTCTTCTTGTGTGGAAGATCATTTCTATTAGACGAATGCCTGTATGAGAGCTCTAGTGGTTTCTGGCAACGGAGTTTCCCACATTTGCCACTTCTACAGCTAACTGGGCTGGTCTGCTTTGAACAGGAGTATcctgaaagagaggaaaaatagtCATTCACTGAAGTAGCAGGtctggagagacagagacaggcCTTCAGAGAAATAATGGAGAATATGCAACACATTCAGAGAGTTAATTTAGCAGAATATGCCCCAGGACAATTCCTCTGGTCAGGGTAGGAAAATTTTTGCTAGCAGACCTAGACAGTCCTCTTCTATATCCCATCGGCCCCTCTGACTGCTCTCCTAGGCTTACCTTGACCTATTCCTTCAGCGTATTGGAGTCTTAGTAATAGGAGGCATTACACTGCTGTGTGGCCTTTTGCAGTGTTTATTGTAAGAGTTACATGTCCTGATACAAGTCCAGGATAGCAGCATCTAGGATGGAGTAGAGCCTTCTGTGCTATGACTACTATCAAGCCCCAGCAGTCAGAAGAAAACATCCTGCTCGGATTTGCAGTACTATGAAGATATTGATCAGGTCGCAAGATGCAGACCCAGACTCAATTACTAATTCATTTATCACACAGAACAACTGGTGCCTACCTTGACTATGGGAATATTcactgttgcttctgctcccttGCTGGAGATAGGACCTGTACGGAGACGACAATATCCTCTGGTGGAGCCCATCAATGTAGTTCTGCTCCTCTTTCAGAGTGTGGGCTGACAAAAGCTCCCTTGTTAGTCCAACTTGCTTAAATTCCTCAAGAACCACAGTGGGACTCTTGAGCATTCAGAGGAGGCAGCTCAATTTGTTCACTCCCCACAGTGGCATCTTCTATTGCAGTCACTtctacagaagagaaggaaaacaagTAACTCTTTGGCCTGGCATCCTGGTGTTTGCTCCCTCTTTCAATGAATAATCATTCAGAAAACCATCTCATCTGAGGTACTGAGTGGGTTCACGTGACAttgcagagggagagagacactaCATAAGTCACAGTTTAAGTATATTCATATTAACAGCACTTGAGTGAATGATAACCCATCCATGGAGACTGAGGTGCACAGGAATGATACAGTGACAGCACTAGGTTCCTGTCCATCCTGCACTGGAACTAACTGTGCAAGCTATATCTGAGTTTGTATCATCTGTGGTTGTACCAGCCAGTCCATCTTTATAAATGGAAGCAAGGTCAAACACAAGAGATCTATCCTGGAGTAATACTGTATGACCACATTTTCATATTACAGAATAAATGCACATCTAATGAAATTCCTATAAAGCTATAATCATAGATGCAATTTCTACTCCATTTGCTCAGACAGACATGAACTCAATCTCAGAAGTAAGGTGAATGTATCTTATTTTATATACACTATAGTCTATACAAAGCCGTAAGCATAATGTTAGGGTGCTTTATTTAGCAGAGGATGCAGTCATATTTTCAGAAATACAGCTAAGTACAGAGTGTTCACAGTACTAAGGTTAAAGagattccagtttgaattatATCTTGTATTATTTGACAATGAATATGATATACACAATAcagaatgcatatgcacaaggaggcaAGTAGAGGATGAGCATTCAACCTTAAACAATTCCAGTAGCTGAGCGCTTGCTTTTTCAAATGAACTGTAAATCAGTGGGGGAGACCCACTAGCAGGGGAAGGACAAACCAAGTCCCAACTGCAGGACTCTTCACATCCTCTTCTTCAGGGATGACTTTATTCTCAAAAGCACAAACTCAAAATGAGTACAAATCAACAAACGATTGGGAAGTACACCCCAGAGGCTAGTCCAGCTTTAGCCAGCTGGGAGCAGAAAAGACTGTTCCCCTATGATAGTCTCATTTGCActacctttccttttccttttataatcAAGCATATGACAGGCTCCTACATGCATCACAAACATTGGGTTTTGCATTAACTATATTTTATTTAGCCTGATACAGACTAGTCAATTCTATAAGGGAAAGCTCCAAGTTTGTCAGAGAATTCTCAAATTTGTTTGATGGTTGCTCAGGCTCCTATTAGTTGTATAAGATActgatatgaaaaaaaaaaagtttaaatacttaaaaataattgtgaCTAACTATTCCTTCTGTTCACTTTTTGCATTCACTGTACTTTGGCCATGAAACAAGACTTGTGCATTTCTTGATAGTTTCACTTTTTGTTTCTCCTGTGCTAACAGAATGCTATAATGTTCATAGATTCAAATGCCTgaatggaccattgtgaccatctggtttgacctcctgcataacacaggctgtagaacttcTCCAGAATAATtccagagcatatcttttagaaaaacatccaatcttaaaaATGGCCAATCCACAATAACTGATATtatttgttaaaatgttaattactttcagattattaaaaatttactctttatttcctgtctgaatttgtctagctcaaCTTCCATTGGATCATAATATACCTTTCTCTCCAAGAttagagtccattattaaatatttgttccccatgtaggtacttacagactgtaatcaagttaccccttagccttctcttcgttaagctaaatagatagaactccttgagtctatcgttataagccatgttttctaattctttaatcattttcgtggctcttttctgaactctctccaatttatcaacatgctttttgaattgtggacaccagaactaagcacagtattccagaagcggtcacatcagtgccaaatatagaggtaaaataatctctccacTTCTACTTGAAATTCTTTTGTTTATGAATCTAAGGATTGCATTAACATGGTTGGCCACAATGCAATATTGGAAGATCATATTCAGCTGGTTATCCATTACTCTCCAGCCCCCAactctttttcagtcactgtctCCCAGGTTAGAGTCCCCCCATTATGCAattgtggcctacattctttgttcataaatgcatacatttacatttagtcagattgaaacaaatattgtttgcttgcacccaatttaccaagtgatccaaattactctgacctgtcctcttcattattcaaCATCCCCctaatttttgtatcatctgcaaactttaataGTGAcgatttttatgttttcttagaGCAGTGGCACTCagactttccagactactgtactcctttcaggagtctgatttgccttgtgtacccccaagtttcacctcacttaaaaactacttgcttacaaaatcagatataaaaatacaaaaatgtcaagTATATTATTATTGAAAAAGTGCTTAtttcctcatttttaccatataatgctgggctctgaaggcagccgCCAGAGTTTCCTGCAGCCAGAGGATGTTTCCGGAGGTGGATCTAATCTTCCCCAAGTTGCTGGAAGCGCCTCAGCCAGGAGCTCCTAGCTATTAATCCCATCTAGTGGTGGATTAACACAAgggccctggccaatttgggggcccactggaaaaatgggtgccccgCCCCAGCATCCCAAGCCCTGATAGAAGCCAGTGGAAGCTCCGAGCCCAACTCCggggatgctgcagcacagaGGCGAGTGTGGTACCACTACTGTGTTGCCTCTGAAGGTGAGTCTCATCTCCACACTACAGGGGAAGGATaactcctgtccctccccagcctggcctgaACTAGCAGCTAGGAGCACTGAGCTGGGGCTCTCCCAGAAGCACAGGGAAGCAGTGCTTATTTCATGGTCtaggacacatttttcatggctgtgaaattggtagggccttatttatcagttagccagtttttaatttatttatgtatgaaTGTTAATTCAATATCGTTCTAGTCTTTTAATCACTATTACCTGCATCAAGAAAACTTGGAACCTCATTGAAAAAGAtataagttagtttgacaagatctattttccactAACAGAAACACGGaagggaaaatttaaataaaaagaaaattaagattaATGGAAAAATTTCTATTAGAATTAGATTTGATAAAATAAATGATCAGATACTTAAATTTTGTGCCTAGGTTCTTAGGCAGTGTCCCTTAAAGATACCAACATTATATTTTAAAGTTCAAGTCATGATCTATAATGGGAACAAAAATAAAGGAGTGTTGCAAATGGTTTAAAGTCAAGTATTTAGGTCTATAAGAATTATCTGTAAACTTAAGTGTCAGCAGGTTACAAAATGTGCAAGTGTGAACTCTGTACCTGATTCAGGTTGTGGGGCATGCACAACAGTGCGGCTGTAACTGCACTGGCTGGTGCCAGACGCCATGCTCAGAGCCTTGGTGGTCATCATCAGGTCTGTCACTGGAGCTCCTACCACAGCTGCTGTTTGCTCTTTCATGGTCTCTCCCGGTTCAGTTGATATTGGTGTCTGGGAAATAACTGATGGCAGGACAGATGCATCTAGCGGTAACAGAAGAAATCTCAGTACAGTTGCTCATTTTAATGACTAAGTACCAATTTATGTGGTTTGCTTGGTTCAGAAATTGACATTTTCCCCTCTCAACTAACTTATTATGCACCaaactttgttaaataaataaggaAACCACATTGACAAATAAATACAACAGGTTTGCACAGGAGTGCATGTTAATTATAGCATAATGGAAGTGAGTAGTTTTAGATTACTTCATGTTTAATTctgcagcaagaaaaaaaatactaaGTTGCTCTTCTGACCAACACAAAACTTAAATATAAACACCAATAGGGTGTCACTAAATGTCaaattctgaaaaggaaaaaaggaaacatgTACCTGGTACCAAACTATTTACAGTATAAATCAGCAGTTTAAAAAGATAGTTTGGAAAATATGCCAAAGCATGTCAAATAGATGATTCATTCTGGTTCCACTATAAATGCCACAgacttcttaaaaagaaaaggagtatttgtggcaccttagagactaacaaatttatttgagcataagccactgaatgcatccgatgaattgaactgtaactcacgaaagcttatgctcaaataaatttgttagtctctaaggtgccacaagtactccttttctttttgtgaatacagactaacacggctgctacactgaaacctgtcataggctTCCTATTACCTTTCTATGTCTGGACTTCATTCTGGGTTCGCTGGTCTTGCTTGTCCTCTTCAGAAGATGAAGAGGGTGCATTCATAGAGGATTTACACTTTCTTTTCAATGCAGGAATACTGCAGCTCTCTAGATAGCTGTCTGAATATATCACACAATTTCACACTTCCTACCACCCTTTATCTCTGTGGGTTGGTGgcatacaaatgataaataatctAAAATGGGAGTAGGTCAAGACACTATAAACTGGTATTGTGAAGTCACTGTTGGAGTTGAGGggacacacacacctccctcccccaaaaatgtAGAAATAATGTCAAATGACTATTTTTGTGAGATGGGGCAGTATATGGTACATTAACAATATCAAAATCTTGcgatttatatttttcttttcatagaatcatagaatcatagaatatcagggttggaagggaccccagaaggtcatctagtccaaccccctgctcaaagcaggaccaagtcccagttaaatcatcctagccagggctttgtcaagcctgaccttaaaaacctacTTTTGTTTTGTTAGACATCCTCACAACTCACATGAAGGCTATCCATGtcactcccctgcaccccagcttgTGGGGGGGTTATAGACCCCCCCAAACCCTCACCTCCACCCAGCCGGGGGGGTTAGagagcccctcccacccctcacctGCACCCCAGCGCATAGGAGGGGTTATAGAGCCCCCGCAAGGTCGGAGAGTTACAGCCCTTGCCCTCAGCCCGGTAGTTCTGTAGGTAGAGCCCCCAGAGCTCGGGCCCCCACATCACTGCCCAGGCTCGAGCCGCTAGCAgcgtctctctcccccttcctgcgAGCCTCACGCAGCCCCGCAGCACGCGGGCTCTGCCGCCGACTCACTGCGcagctgcctccccccaccgcgttccCATAGGGCAATACGAGTGAGGGCGGGGCAGAGCCGCTGTCAGGGAGTcccgcccccaaccccctgaggggCTAGAACTAGAGCGGGAACCAGCTACTGGCCAGGGCTCGAGCCGCCGCCTCAGcgcccagcttcccccccccccccccccacatcacccAGGGCGGGGATCCGGGGCTACATCCTGGCCTAGTGCGGCAACCGTCCGTGGCCACTCTGCCCTCAACGCTCGCCCCCAGGAGGAGGCGCAACCGCCTCCCCCCCAACAGCGCAAGTCAGCAGAGACCTTTCTTCCTAACACCCCGTCTGCCCACATACACGCGCAGAGACACACATGGTAGTTTCAACAGCCGCTTTGTTAAACGTTACAAAGGCCAACACAGTGCAGGGACACACGCCCTCCTGGTGACATACACTTAGAAACCTCTGACAATGTAGGAACTAGTACATAGAGTTGATATTTCTTTAAAAGCTGCAGCATAAACATAATAGTAAAAAGTTTCTTAATTGTGAGTAAATAAGATTACCtttttgttcaaagaaaaggagtacttgtggcaccttagagactaacaaatttattagagcataagctttcgtgagctacagctcacttcatcggatgcatttggtggaaaaaacagaggagagatttatatacacacacacatagagaacatgaaacaatgggtttatcatacacactgtaaggagagtgatcacttaagatgagccatcacccacagcaggggggggaaaggaggaaaaccttccatggtgacaagcaggtaggctaattccagcagttaacaagaatatcagaggaacagtggggggtggggtgggggggagaaataccatggggaaatagttttactttgtgcaatgactcatccattcccagtctctattcaagcctaagttaattgtatccagtttgcaaattaattccaattcagcagtctctcgttggagtctgtttttgaagcttttttgttgaagtatagccactcttaggtctgtgatcgagtgaccagagagattgaagtgttctccaactggtttttgaatgttataattcttgacgtctgatttgtgtccattcattcttttacgtagagactgtccagtttggaaatcctggatgccccatcatctcaggcatcggcactcttacagcaggattatctggatatttggactctctcctcagatcctacactaccagcactcctagctatcttcgagacaccaccgactttctgaggaaactacaatgcattggtgaaattccttcctgaaaacaccattctggccaccatggatgtagaagctctttataccaatattccacatga
Protein-coding regions in this window:
- the LOC119845962 gene encoding LOW QUALITY PROTEIN: period circadian protein homolog 3-like (The sequence of the model RefSeq protein was modified relative to this genomic sequence to represent the inferred CDS: deleted 1 base in 1 codon), coding for MRWGADASVLPSVISQTPISTEPGETMKEQTAAVVGAPVTDLMMTTKALSMASGTSQCSYSRTVVHAPQPESEVTAIEDATVGSEQIELPPLNAQSPTVVLEEFKQVGLTRELLSAHTLKEEQNYIDGLHQRILSSPYRSYLQQGSRSNSEYSHSQGYSCSKQTSPVSCRSGKCGKLRCQKPLELSYRHSSNRNDLPHKKRTASGKQFYSPSKASQLKPFSVTFPHSLALPIHSYPVSVFPIPIMTPVRGDCATHSVRPESIPSLLPYNMQPLPAFPFPYMGTFMAIFFHSFPMYTQIPQPFSVAQYACSFSLNACSTMPPDPLFSISASMVSSPVAEPSPISTPMSVEEQQETQSDQPLLFSNSQSSSPL